From a region of the Zingiber officinale cultivar Zhangliang chromosome 4B, Zo_v1.1, whole genome shotgun sequence genome:
- the LOC121976267 gene encoding selT-like protein, translating into MDRLQLLLVGFPILLFFSDVVNLFSAPPPPPPPKHSSRLHHHHHQHPPHVHTQIPDFPTNSQTPLIGGLGYGTRVDLKFCVSCSYKGTAMTMKKMLETFFPGIDVVLSNYPPAFPKRVLSKVVPVLQIGVVAVIAAGDQIFPRLGMVPPPWYYTLRANRFGSMASAWLLGNFLQSSLQSSGAFEVYCDGALVFSKLQEQRFPSEYELKDLIEKRLPGSSFGSNPGRVVL; encoded by the exons ATGGATCGGCTCCAACTTCTCCTCGTAGGTTTTCccatcctcctcttcttctccgacGTCGTCAATCTCTTCTCCGCCCCGCCTCCACCGCCTCCTCCCAAACACTCCTCGcgcctccaccaccaccaccatcaaCACCCGCCTCACGTCCATACCCAGATCCCCGATTTCCCCACCAACTCGCAG ACTCCCCTGATCGGCGGGCTTGGTTATGGCACTAGGGTTGACCTGAAGTTCTGTGTTTCCTGTTCTTACAA GGGTACTGCAATGACAATGAAGAAAATGCTGGAAACCTTTTTTCCTGGGATTGACGTAGTATTATCTAATTACCCACCAGCTTTCCCAAAGCGCGTGCTGAGCAAAGTTGTTCCTGTTCTTCAAATAGGAGTTGTTGCAGTTATAGCAGCAGGTGATCAGATATTCCCTAGATTAGGCATGGTTCCACCACCATGGTACTATACTTTGCGTGCCAATAGATTTGGCTCCATGGCGTCAGCATGGCTACTTGGCAATTTCTTGCAATCCTCTCTGCAGAGTTCTggtgcatttgaagtttattgtGATGGTGCATTG GTCTTCTCGAAACTGCAAGAGCAGAGATTCCCCAGCGAGTATGAGCTGAAGGACTTAATTGAAAAGAGACTACCTGGTTCTTCATTTGGAAGCAACCCCGGAAGAGTTGTATTGTAA
- the LOC121976269 gene encoding ubiquitin-like isoform X2: MYIRVKRHKTTYFMQCDPTDTALDIKQKLQSLVDQPTDSQRLTLLTSNTILEDSKTLAEQRVENDAVVALTLRKPDDNEFEEVYIARLEDFTSFS; the protein is encoded by the exons ATGTATATTAGGGTTAAGCGCCACAAGACAACATACTTTATGCAATGTGATCCAACAGATACAGCCTTGGATATAAAGCAGAAACTGCAAAGCTTGGTCGATCAACCTACAGATAGTCAACGACTAACCTTATTGACAAGCAATACCATATTGGAAGATTCAAAGACATTGGCAGAGCAAAGG GTTGAAAATGATGCTGTTGTGGCTTTGACCCTTAGAAAACCAG ACGACAATGAGTTCGAAGAGGTCTACATTGCGCGCCTCGAAGATTTCACCTCATTCTCTTGA
- the LOC121976269 gene encoding ubiquitin-like isoform X1, whose product MYIRVKRHKTTYFMQCDPTDTALDIKQKLQSLVDQPTDSQRLTLLTSNTILEDSKTLAEQRVENDAVVALTLRKPADDNEFEEVYIARLEDFTSFS is encoded by the exons ATGTATATTAGGGTTAAGCGCCACAAGACAACATACTTTATGCAATGTGATCCAACAGATACAGCCTTGGATATAAAGCAGAAACTGCAAAGCTTGGTCGATCAACCTACAGATAGTCAACGACTAACCTTATTGACAAGCAATACCATATTGGAAGATTCAAAGACATTGGCAGAGCAAAGG GTTGAAAATGATGCTGTTGTGGCTTTGACCCTTAGAAAACCAG CAGACGACAATGAGTTCGAAGAGGTCTACATTGCGCGCCTCGAAGATTTCACCTCATTCTCTTGA
- the LOC121976268 gene encoding sorting nexin 2A-like, whose protein sequence is MEALTLAGDSEGEGLLSSVPAEVNGGDPLLHPPPAPDSPPLASSTPVAIQPDAAFSLFDPSEDGSYDAFDLAPSPRVHEAPSRAGLSLASECFKISVSDPQKEQEAGSSIVPGSGSFVSYLITTRIVGGHSELHVRRRFKDVVALADRLAEAYRGYFIPQRPDKSVVEGQVMQKHEFVEQRRSAMEKYLNRLAAHPVIGRSNEFRIFLRLPGNSPLPVSTEVVPRSGGMGTLPNHVFGEAGGSEGMVTQKIGQPAKGGRDFMKIFREFKQSVTNDWGGAKPLVVEEDKEFLDRKVKMQDLEQQLTTSSRQAEVLVNAQQDIGDTLGQLGLTFVKLAKFETENATFLSQRRRAAEIKQFATALLRISRFYRESNGHTVKHLDILHEYLGLMLAVHGAFSDRSTALLTVQTLTTDLSSLHARREKLEASSIQSGDKSKLQRIDELKETIRNTEDAKVCAIKDYECIKENNRSELERLDKERHEDFLLMLKGFVSNQIIYADKMANVWANIAEETKGCYTSQDK, encoded by the exons ATGGAAGCCCTAACCCTCGCCGGCGACAGCGAAGGCGAAGGCCTCCTATCGTCGGTACCCGCCGAGGTCAACGGAGGCGATCCTCTTCTCCACCCTCCTCCGGCCCCTGATTCCCCACCGCTCGCCTCCTCCACTCCCGTCGCCATCCAACCGGACGCCGCCTTCTCCCTATTCGACCCCAGCGAGGACGGTAGTTACGACGCTTTCGATTTGGCCCCCTCTCCTCGCGTCCACGAAGCGCCCTCTCGAGCCGGCCTATCCTTGGCCTCCGAGTGCTTCAAGATCTCTGTCTCCGACCCCCAGAAGGAGCAGGAAGCTGGCTCCTCCATCGTCCCTGGCTCCGGATCCTTCGTCTCCTACCTCATCACCACTCGGATCGTCGGCGGCCATTCCGAGCTTCACGTCCGCAGGAGGTTCAAGGATGTCGTCGCCCTTGCTGACCGCCTCGCTGAGGCTTACCGGGGGTACTTCATCCCTCAGCGGCCTGACAAGAGTGTGGTCGAGGGACAGGTAATGCAGAAGCACGAATTCGTTGAGCAGCGCCGCTCTGCCATGGAGAAGTACCTCAATCGACTGGCTGCCCATCCAGTGATCGGGAGGAGCAACGAGTTCAGGATATTTCTTAGGCTGCCTGGAAATTCGCCTTTACCCGTGAGTACAGAGGTGGTGCCAAGATCAGGAGGAATGGGGACGCTGCCGAATCATGTCTTTGGTGAGGCAGGAGGGAGTGAGGGTATGGTGACCCAAAAAATTGGCCAACCGGCAAAGGGAGGAAGGGATTTCATGAAGATATTCAGAGAGTTCAAGCAGTCGGTAACAAATGACTGGGGAGGCGCAAAGCCATTGGTGGTAGAGGAGGACAAGGAGTTCCTGGATAGGAAAGTGAAGATGCAAGATTTAGAACAGCAGCTTACAACTTCTTCCAGGCAG GCTGAGGTGCTTGTCAATGCACAGCAGGATATTGGAGACACATTGGGCCAACTGGGGTTGACATTTGTGAAGCTTGCTAAATTTGAAACAGAAAATGCCACTTTTCTATCACAGAGACGAAGAGCTGCTGAAATCAAACAGTTTGCAACTGCACTTTTGAGAATAAGTAGATTCTATCGAGAATCAAATGGACACACAGTCAAACATCTG GATATTCTTCATGAATATCTAGGATTGATGCTAGCTGTTCACGGTGCATTCTCAGATCGTTCTACTGCGCTTTTGACAGTCCAAACACTTACCACCGATTTGTCTTCCTTGCATGCAAGGAGAGAGAAATTGGAAGCGTCTTCAATACAATCGGGGGACAAGTCTAAACTTCAAAGGATAGATGAGCTGAAAGAAACAATAAGAAACACAGAAGATGCTAAAGTCTGTGCGATTAAAGACTATGAGTGTATAAAG GAAAACAACAGGAGTGAACTCGAGAGGCTAGACAAGGAGAGACACGAGGATTTTCTATTGATGCTCAAAGGATTCGTCAGTAATCAG ATCATCTATGCGGATAAGATGGCAAACGTGTGGGCGAATATCGCAGAAGAAACAAAGGGCTGTTACACAAGTCAGGATAAGTAA